The Castanea sativa cultivar Marrone di Chiusa Pesio chromosome 11, ASM4071231v1 genome contains a region encoding:
- the LOC142614878 gene encoding F-box/kelch-repeat protein At3g23880-like has translation MSQRKELSPQPPILRQPPTHLPDYVVLNILSRLPVKSVLRFRCVHKSWNSSITNSNFISTHLNNNSNNNENDSDDDRAYLIHMPAMYSPSSNPVCMVACDRKFNRISEYPIPSELHLNCPEIVGSCNGLVCLAQYGNGSTIAEVIYVWNPSIRKFKRLPDTCLSQYDSVATGFAYQCENNDYKVVKISSLRAPNRPEDEVEAEVYTLSLNSWRRVGISLRPNVVVSNIKYYSSATFVNKALHWLGYISEGDGQFLNQNMILSFDVNNDKFGEIALPRGQVLPQGLVAVPQSLMVFKGKLAFITFGYPVIYHGYMLTHTPCFIWVMGEYGVHESWNKLFSVQFENVIRVHFYGCTKHGELLVEKELKTESDDGELQRCNDSVIVSFDPETLHEKDLGIQHLPLIATSFMESLVLLDGAT, from the coding sequence ATGTCACAAAGAAAAGAACTCAGTCCACAACCTCCGATCCTCCGACAACCTCCGACCCATCTCCCGGACTACGTCGTACTCAACATCTTGTCAAGGCTGCCTGTAAAGTCAGTACTAAGATTCAGGTGCGTTCACAAATCCTGGAACTCCTCGATCACCAACTCCAATTTTATCTCTACCCACCttaacaacaacagcaacaacaatgAGAATGATAGTGATGATGATCGTGCTTATCTTATACACATGCCTGCTATGTATTCTCCTTCTAGCAACCCAGTTTGTATGGTTGCTTGTGACCGCAAGTTCAATAGGATTTCTGAGTACCCAATCCCCTCTGAACTTCATTTAAACTGTCCTGAAATTGTTGGTTCCTGTAATGGCCTAGTGTGTCTTGCTCAGTATGGCAATGGGTCCACTATTGCTGAAGTTATATATGTGTGGAACCCCAGCATTAGAAAATTTAAGAGGTTGCCTGATACTTGCTTAAGCCAATATGATTCTGTAGCTACTGGGTTTGCTTATCAGTGTGAGAACAATGACTACAAGGTTGTAAAGATCTCTTCTTTGCGTGCACCCAACAGGCCTGAGGATGAGGTTGAGGCTGAGGTTTACACGTTAAGCTTGAATTCTTGGAGGAGGGTTGGAATTTCATTGAGACCCAATGTTGTGGTCTCCAATATCAAGTATTATTCGTCTGCCACGTTTGTTAATAAGGCTTTGCATTGGCTGGGGTATATTAGTGAAGGTGATGGGCAATTCCTAaatcaaaatatgattttgtcATTTGATGTCAATAATGATAAGTTTGGAGAGATAGCACTCCCTCGTGGACAAGTGTTGCCACAAGGTCTAGTGGCGGTACCACAGAGTCTAATGGTGTTCAAGGGGAAACTGGCCTTCATTACATTTGGGTACCCTGTAATCTACCACGGATATATGCTGACCCATACGCCATGCTTCATTTGGGTGATGGGGGAGTATGGTGTACATGAATCATGGAATAAACTTTTTTCTGTCCAGTTTGAAAATGTTATACGTGTACATTTCTATGGTTGCACCAAGCACGGTGAGCTTCTAGTTGAAAAGGAACTCAAGACCGAATCTGATGATGGTGAATTACAGAGGTGCAATGACTCCGTGATTGTTTCATTTGACCCTGAAACTTTACATGAGAAGGATCTTGGTATTCAACATCTTCCACTTATAGCCACTAGTTTCATGGAAAGCCTTGTGTTACTTGATGGAGCAACTTAG